The Colias croceus chromosome 21, ilColCroc2.1 genome window below encodes:
- the LOC123701290 gene encoding uncharacterized protein LOC123701290, whose product MSDCEDTIGGNSKSPRLGICKSINMQLADLKRQRGTLKGRLTLFERYISKLDKSELNSNSKTELELRIESACTLFQSYNEIQSKIEQLVEDSDIAAQLEYRELFEQQYFSIMANAKCLVNPNSSEKTQSICHQVCNNSMSIKLPVIKLPVFEGAYDQWLEYRNSYLTMIHSRDDLNDIQKFHYLKSSLSGSASHVISALEFTAENYSHAWDLLENRFHNNRLLVQNHVKALFNVQALQSESFVHIRRLIDSTLRNLRALKSLNEPTDSWDTLVVYLIVSKLDQSTEREWETHKGTLLSKNESRNIKLGDLLEFLGNRADMLEMIKTNNVRGVLYNKHNNNNYINSNNNQKYFSKPKTLSQPLTHTHVVNSSRNKPKSDINIKERVCVDCGGEHYLYSCPKFLNRSVQERHVLVKNKNFCRNCIRTDSHVANDCSYGPCKLCKKNHNTLLHNTCLSSNEELSIPASIPSSHKSADTGVHSERINVLTCNAAAAIQPVLLSTALIDVSDSSDNYHTVKALLDNGSQNCFITESLCNRLQIPIIQSTIHISGVGQSISKCSHTCKVNIRSKVNRFNINIQCLVLPRITSKLPSLPIKSQRFQIPKHISLADPTFSVPSDIDILIGADIFWDLLNSDKIKLSDGPYLYDSKLGWIISGPIYNSHSFKTERVQCNLVQINTQLKKFWELEELTDFSSPMSKDDRYCETLFKETTTRDKHGRFSVRIPLKESPELLGDSYTMAKNRFLSLERKLDRLPNYKTLYSEFITEYETLGHMTLIETENIPDLLSKPHYILPHHGVYREDSLTTKLRVVFDASANTSNNKSLNNIQYTGPPLQNDIFSILLRFRQYKYVACADIQKMYRQILIQSDQRNLQLILWRNNRNLPLQLYMLNTVTYGTASAPFLSMRCLKQLALDCNDELVARTINEDFFVDDLITGSNDLESLMELCNKISKLLKQGCFPLHKWTFNCDVSPEMYKDLNIDVNHSSKTLGLGWCTKRDEFYFTTKFTKNYSIVTKRVILSTVAQIYDPLGLLTPVVITAKSLLQKLWLQKLDWDDEVPETIAIAWRKFLCDLQHLHNIKIPRCVIDDNSYKELHIFTDASQDAYGACAYVRLCNNNGTLPVSVHLLCAKSKLAPIKIVSIPRLELCGALVGARLYIKIKQSLRLNFDKIYFWTDSTIVQGWLSMSPHLLKTFVQNRVAQINELTCDTIWRHVKGTDNPADIITRGTTLDTLKYDSNHNWWCGPAFLRDISSKWPDNNKIFISPYSELPEIKHSAVNLHSTQLCSIFDFERYSSFIRLQRVCAYLLRFIDNVRVPIVNGIRVRQTGSLSVDELQRSLDTLTRLAQQESFSEQYYRLKNKLSLNNSKNIKNKLIYNKIAGLNIFLDESNIIRVGGRLSNANDFDYNKKHPVLLSGKHRFSRLLCEYEHKRLLHAGPQLLVYSMRERWWILRARDLAKQVVHNCIVCKRMKGRTLTPLMGNLPSERLEQNFPFMNCGVDYAGPLLILDRKGRGAKLIKSYICLFVCFSTRAIHLELVGSLSTHDYILALNRFIARRGKPYQIFSDNGKNFVGAEKELSVIFNNGSDISDFLSHNQIRLTFIPPYSPHFGGLWEAGVKSCKHHLRRVLGNARLTREEFETPIS is encoded by the coding sequence ATGAGTGACTGTGAAGATACAATCGGTGGTAATTCTAAATCTCCTCGTTtaggtatttgtaaaagtataaatatgcaGCTCGCTGACTTAAAGAGACAGCGTGGCACGTTAAAAGGCAGGCTAACATTGTTTGAAagatatatttcaaaattagacAAATCAGAATTAAATTCCAATAGCAAAACTGAATTAGAATTACGAATAGAGTCAGCTTGTACACTTTTTCAAAGTTACAATGAAATTCAGAGTAAAATTGAACAATTAGTTGAAGATTCTGATATAGCAGCTCAATTAGAATACCGTGAATTGTTTGAACAGCAGTATTTTTCTATTATGGCTAACGCGAAGTGCTTAGTGAATCCTAACAGTAGTGAAAAAACACAATCTATTTGTCATCAGGTTTGTAATAATTCTATGTCTATTAAATTGCCAGTAATAAAGCTACCTGTCTTTGAGGGTGCTTATGATCAGTGGTTGGAGTATAGGAATTCATATCTCACTATGATACACAGTCGTGATGATCTTAATGATATAcagaaatttcattatttaaaatcttcCCTCAGTGGTTCTGCTTCTCATGTTATTAGTGCATTAGAGTTCACGGCTGAAAACTACTCACACGCATGggatttattagaaaataggTTTCATAATAATCGATTATTAGTACAAAATCATGTCAAGGCACTCTTTAATGTTCAGGCACTACAAAGCGAATCGTTTGTTCACATTAGAAGGTTGATAGATTCAACATTACGTAATTTACGTGcattaaaatcattaaacGAACCGACCGATTCATGGGACACTTTGGTTGTCTATTTAATTGTGTCCAAGCTCGATCAGTCCACAGAGCGTGAGTGGGAGACGCATAAAGGTACCTTATTGTCAAAAAATGAATCaagaaacattaaattagGCGATCTATTAGAGTTTCTTGGAAACCGAGCTGATATGTTAGAAATGATAAAAACGAACAATGTGCGCggtgttttatataataaacataacaataataattatattaactcGAATAACAAccagaaatattttagtaagcCTAAAACCTTGTCGCAACCTCTCACACATACACATGTAGTTAATTCATCTCGTAACAAACCTAAATCCGATATCAATATAAAAGAACGTGTTTGTGTTGATTGCGGCGGTGAacattatttgtattcatGTCCGAAATTCTTAAACAGGTCCGTGCAGGAGAGACAtgttcttgtaaaaaataaaaacttttgtcGTAATTGTATTCGCACTGATAGCCATGTAGCAAACGATTGTTCATATGGTCCATGCAAATTATGCAAAAAGAACCATAATACACTACTTCATAATACTTGTCTTAGTTCTAATGAAGAATTAAGTATTCCCGCGTCTATACCTAGTTCGCATAAATCAGCTGATACGGGAGTGCATTCCGAGCGTATAAATGTACTCACGTGCAATGCCGCTGCCGCTATACAACCCGTGTTGCTTTCGACAGCGCTCATTGACGTTTCTGACTCTAGTGATAATTATCACACAGTTAAGGCGCTCCTTGACAACGGAAGTCagaattgttttattacagaatcGTTGTGTAATCGTTTACAAATACCAATAATACAGTCCACTATACATATTTCAGGTGTTGGGCAAAGCATATCAAAATGTTCTCACACCTGTAAGGTAAATATTCGTTCTAAAGTTAatcgttttaatataaatattcaatgctTGGTTCTTCCTCGTATTACATCAAAGTTACCTTCGTTACCAATTAAATCTCAACGCTTCCAAATACCTAAACACATTTCACTCGCGGACCCTACGTTTAGTGTGCCGTCGGATATCGATATCCTTATAGGAGCGGATATATTTTgggatttattaaatagtgaTAAGATTAAGCTTAGTGATGGTCCTTATCTGTACGATTCAAAATTAGGATGGATAATTTCTGGGCCTATTTATAATAGTCACTCGTTTAAGACTGAAAGAGTTCAGTGTAACTTAGTTCAGATTAATACTCAACTGAAAAAATTTTGGGAGTTAGAAGAATTGACTGACTTCTCTTCTCCCATGTCTAAAGATGATCGTTATTGTGAAACGTTATTTAAAGAGACTACGACACGTGACAAACACGGTAGATTCTCTGTTCGCATTCCTCTAAAAGAGTCACCTGAGTTATTAGGTGATTCGTACACTATGGCtaaaaatcgttttttatCTCTCGAAAGAAAGTTGGATCGTTtacctaattataaaacaCTTTATAGCGAATTTATTACAGAATATGAAACACTGGGTCATATGACTCTTATTGAAACAGAAAATATTCCAGATTTATTAAGTAAACCACATTATATATTGCCTCATCACGGTGTCTATCGTGAGGATAGTTTAACTACGAAATTACGTGTTGTGTTCGACGCGAGCGCGAATACATCAAACAACAAAtcgttaaataatatacagtatACAGGACCTCCATTACAAAATGATATATTCTCAATTTTACTTAGATTTCGTCAATATAAATACGTAGCCTGCGCAGATATTCAAAAAATGTACAGACAGATTTTAATTCAATCGGATCAACGTAATTTACAGCTGATATTGTGGAGGAATAATCGAAACCTACCTTTACAGTTATATATGCTAAATACAGTGACATATGGAACGGCGTCAGCACCGTTTCTCAGCATGCGTTGCTTAAAACAATTAGCTTTAGACTGTAATGATGAATTAGTTGCAAGGACAATTAACGAGGATTTTTTCGTTGACGATTTAATTACGGGGAGTAATGACCTTGAATCGTTAATGGaattgtgtaataaaatatccaaGTTGTTAAAACAGGGTTGTTTTCCGCTGCATAAATGGACATTTAATTGCGACGTATCTCCTGAAATGTATAAAGACCTAAACATTGATGTAAATCATTCATCCAAAACGTTAGGTTTAGGCTGGTGTACAAAAAGggatgaattttattttacaactaaatttacaaaaaattactCGATAGTTACGAAGCGTGTCATATTATCCACCGTTGCACAAATATATGATCCATTAGGTTTATTAACACCCGTAGTAATCACAGCTAAATCattgttacaaaaattgtGGCTACAAAAATTAGATTGGGACGACGAAGTTCCCGAAACCATAGCGATTGCATGGCGTAAGTTTCTGTGTGATTTGCAAcatttgcataatattaaaatacctcGTTGTGTTATTGATGACAATAGTTACAAGGAGCTTCATATATTTACTGACGCTTCTCAAGATGCCTACGGAGCGTGCGCGTACGTTAGGTTGTGTAATAATAACGGTACTTTACCAGTTTCAGTGCATTTATTGTGTGCAAAAAGTAAATTAGCACCGATAAAGATAGTAAGTATTCCGAGACTCGAACTGTGCGGGGCTTTGGTAGGTGCgagattatatattaaaataaaacaatcccTACGGTtaaatttcgataaaatatatttttggactGACTCAACTATTGTGCAAGGCTGGTTGAGTATGTCGCCGCATTTACTTAAAACCTTCGTTCAAAATCGCGTCGcacaaataaatgaattaacgTGCGATACAATTTGGCGACATGTTAAGGGAACCGATAACCCTGCGGATATTATAACTCGCGGCACGACGTTAGACACGCTGAAGTATGATAGTAATCATAATTGGTGGTGTGGCCCTGCCTTCTTGCGCGATATAAGTAGTAAGTGGCcagacaataataaaatatttatttcgccATATAGTGAGTTGCCTGAAATTAAACATAGCGCTGTTAATTTACATTCTACTCAATTATGTTcaatatttgattttgaacGTTATTCGTCATTTATTCGTTTGCAAAGGGTTTGCGCATATTTATTGCGATTCATTGATAATGTCAGAGTGCCTATTGTCAACGGCATTCGTGTGCGACAAACCGGTTCCTTATCTGTAGATGAGTTACAGCGATCACTTGATACATTAACACGGTTGGCTCAACAAGAATCATTTAGTGAGcaatattatagattaaaaaataagttatcattaaataatagtaaaaatattaaaaataaattgatatataataaaatagccggtttaaatatttttctagatGAATCAAATATTATTCGTGTCGGTGGTAGGTTATCTAACGCGAATgattttgattataataaaaaacatcccGTATTGCTTAGTGGGAAGCATCGATTTTCAAGATTATTATGTGAATATGAACATAAACGATTGCTTCATGCTGGACCTCAACTTCTAGTATATTCCATGCGTGAAAGGTGGTGGATTTTGAGGGCTCGCGATTTAGCTAAACAAGTTGTTCATAATTGTATCGTATGCAAACGCATGAAAGGCAGGACATTGACCCCTCTTATGGGTAACTTACCTTCGGAAAGATTAGAACAAAATTTTCCTTTTATGAATTGTGGTGTTGACTATGCCGGGCCACTGCTCATATTGGACCGCAAAGGCAGGGgtgcaaaattaataaagtcaTACATTTGTTTATTCGTTTGTTTTAGTACAAGGGCTATACATTTAGAACTGGTAGGTAGCTTGAGTACacatgattatattttagCATTAAATCGGTTCATAGCACGGCGTGGAAAGCCTTATCAAATCTTTTCAGACAATGGAAAAAATTTCGTTGGTGCTGAAAAAGAATTAtcagtaatttttaataatggtAGTGATATTTCTGATTTTCTTAGTCATAATCAAATTCGTTTAACATTTATACCACCGTACAGTCCTCATTTTGGCGGGTTGTGGGAAGCAGGAGTCAAGTCCTGTAAGCATCATTTGCGGCGGGTGCTGGGCAATGCTAGGTTAACACGTGAAGAGTTTGAAACGCCCATTTCCTGA